The Aquidulcibacter paucihalophilus genome has a window encoding:
- a CDS encoding DNA cytosine methyltransferase: MAESTVREPVPGGYYEFFAGGGMVRAGLGEAWRCLFANDFDPAKAASYRANWGDAGLKVGDIAALTAADLPGEAALMWGSFPCQDLSLAGVGAGLGGKRSGTFHDFWGLARALAAEGRAPRVMAVENVCGALTSHGGRDFEVICRTFAEAGYRCGALVINADRFLPQSRPRLFVIGVRDDAVLDQALTTGSADGPFHTPALRRAVERLPAELQSRMVWWRLPEPGLSNASLGSVIEPEPSGVRWHSAAETRTLLALMSPTNLAKVEAARRTGERCVGGLYRRTRRDAAGERVQRAEVRFDVAGCLRTPGGGSSRQTLLVVEGGQVRSRLMSARETARLMGLPDSYRLPDSYSAACHLTGDGVAVPVVRHLAQWLIEPLLAAQAGLRRAA; the protein is encoded by the coding sequence ATGGCCGAATCGACCGTCAGGGAGCCCGTGCCGGGGGGCTATTACGAGTTCTTCGCCGGAGGCGGGATGGTGCGCGCAGGCCTCGGGGAGGCCTGGCGCTGCCTGTTCGCCAATGACTTCGATCCGGCCAAGGCAGCCTCCTATCGGGCCAACTGGGGGGACGCGGGTCTCAAGGTTGGCGACATCGCCGCCCTGACCGCCGCCGACCTTCCGGGCGAAGCGGCGCTGATGTGGGGCTCCTTCCCCTGCCAGGATCTGTCGCTGGCCGGCGTCGGTGCCGGTCTGGGCGGCAAACGGTCGGGGACGTTTCACGACTTCTGGGGGCTGGCCCGCGCGCTGGCGGCGGAAGGCCGGGCACCGCGCGTCATGGCCGTCGAGAATGTCTGCGGAGCCCTGACCTCGCACGGCGGTCGGGATTTCGAGGTCATCTGCCGGACCTTCGCCGAAGCGGGCTACCGGTGCGGGGCCCTGGTCATCAACGCCGACCGGTTTCTGCCGCAGTCCCGACCGCGCCTGTTCGTGATCGGCGTGCGCGACGACGCCGTGCTCGATCAGGCCCTGACAACGGGAAGCGCGGATGGACCGTTTCACACGCCGGCCCTGCGCCGGGCGGTCGAGCGGCTGCCAGCCGAACTGCAGTCCCGGATGGTCTGGTGGCGGCTGCCGGAGCCCGGCCTTTCCAACGCGAGCCTGGGATCGGTGATCGAGCCCGAACCGTCGGGGGTCCGCTGGCATTCGGCCGCCGAGACCAGGACGCTGCTGGCCCTCATGTCGCCGACGAACCTGGCCAAGGTCGAGGCGGCGCGGCGGACCGGGGAACGCTGCGTCGGGGGGCTGTACCGACGGACACGGCGCGATGCGGCGGGCGAGCGGGTCCAGCGCGCCGAGGTCCGGTTCGACGTCGCCGGCTGCCTGCGCACGCCGGGCGGCGGGTCGAGCCGCCAGACCCTGCTGGTGGTCGAGGGCGGGCAGGTCCGGTCCCGCCTGATGTCAGCGCGGGAGACGGCGCGGTTGATGGGACTGCCGGACAGCTACCGCCTGCCGGACTCCTACAGCGCGGCCTGTCACCTGACCGGCG
- a CDS encoding ATP-binding protein, whose protein sequence is MSPGKLVLVAALLLGFAFAGGAEAATQSRESRIELAQRVEQRAAATSFPALEAFGEAALTHPGREGLNRLYHVMWITLNQGDFERAEVWNNRLAAAALARRDERYQMIARLNALAIRYDSGDNAAAVDIDQIARTTTDWFVKAHAMRLSALALMDRDRIGEALRLLTAADAVIPDDAPFADTARAGLWEVTGLALMDLNDIEGATTAFRRFEIDFSNPAYPRPDFDALYNLTRLSVQVGDQDLADQLYAAHHRLSLRAGLESLTVYDANLCALVAEGGGDSRGVLDCLSPYGTDLGAAEFLAPQLLPSRALAYARTGQLTLARRDLAEIRRREAAGLFREDGISEVPRVEAALLFAEGRTREGFQRLEAYHKAQDIQTARRFSAGIGQVTGDMQEQLAERRRQLDTARTNTRLQKDVISSQRWIVGIAIVFFLTAAGLLVWQWRSAGHLRLARRAAEEASRSKSDFLANMSHEIRTPLNGVVAMADALARSDLGAREREMVDIVRSSSDTLQRLLSDILDTAKIESGQLTIETAPFHLADIVRETAALWQPKAEERGVALVIEIAPTAERRVHGDAVRIRQILTNLVSNALKFTAEGEVRLSVEDTADGRVRFTVTDTGVGFEPDQKARIFGRFHQADGSITRRFGGTGLGLTISRELAELMGGVLDCDSQPDIGSRFWFETPLPIAAEAQAGDAVVSEAGSDAVPLRILLADDHPANRKVIEVLLSGASAELVCVADGREALEAFRAGTYDLVLMDMQMPVMDGLTATAEIRAFELQRGRDRTPVLMLTANAMPEHVEAGRKAGADGHLAKPVTMATLFAGIDQVLTAAAPGLDAEAA, encoded by the coding sequence ATGTCCCCAGGGAAGCTTGTCCTCGTCGCCGCCTTGCTGCTCGGCTTCGCCTTCGCCGGCGGCGCGGAGGCTGCGACCCAGTCCCGTGAGAGCCGGATCGAGCTGGCCCAGCGCGTCGAGCAACGGGCCGCCGCCACCAGCTTTCCGGCCCTCGAGGCTTTCGGGGAAGCCGCCCTCACTCACCCGGGCCGCGAAGGGCTGAACCGGCTCTATCACGTCATGTGGATCACCCTGAACCAGGGCGATTTCGAGCGCGCCGAGGTCTGGAACAACCGCCTCGCCGCCGCCGCCCTGGCCCGTCGGGACGAGCGGTACCAGATGATCGCCAGGTTGAATGCCCTGGCCATCCGCTACGACAGCGGCGACAACGCTGCGGCGGTCGACATCGACCAGATCGCCCGCACCACCACCGACTGGTTCGTCAAGGCGCACGCCATGCGCCTCAGCGCCCTCGCGCTCATGGACCGCGACCGTATCGGCGAGGCGCTGCGCCTGCTGACTGCCGCCGACGCGGTTATTCCCGATGACGCTCCCTTTGCCGACACCGCGCGCGCGGGCCTGTGGGAGGTCACTGGCCTGGCCCTGATGGACCTGAACGACATCGAGGGGGCGACCACGGCCTTCCGCCGCTTCGAGATCGATTTCTCCAATCCCGCCTATCCTCGCCCCGATTTCGACGCCCTCTACAACCTGACGCGCCTCTCGGTTCAGGTCGGCGACCAGGATCTCGCCGACCAGCTCTATGCCGCCCATCACCGGCTGTCCCTGCGAGCAGGGCTGGAGAGCCTGACGGTCTATGACGCCAATCTCTGCGCCCTGGTGGCCGAGGGCGGCGGCGACTCCCGGGGCGTGCTGGACTGCCTCTCTCCCTATGGCACCGACCTTGGCGCGGCGGAGTTCCTCGCGCCGCAACTGCTGCCGTCCCGCGCCCTCGCCTATGCCCGCACGGGTCAGCTCACCCTGGCGCGCCGGGACCTCGCCGAAATCCGCCGCCGCGAGGCCGCCGGCCTGTTCCGCGAAGACGGCATTTCGGAAGTGCCGCGGGTCGAGGCCGCCCTGCTCTTCGCCGAGGGCCGGACCCGGGAAGGCTTCCAGCGGCTGGAAGCCTATCACAAGGCGCAGGACATCCAGACCGCGCGCCGGTTCAGCGCCGGCATCGGACAGGTCACAGGCGACATGCAGGAGCAGCTCGCCGAACGCCGCCGCCAGCTCGACACCGCCCGGACCAATACCCGGCTGCAGAAGGACGTGATCAGTTCCCAGCGCTGGATCGTCGGCATTGCCATCGTCTTCTTCCTGACCGCCGCCGGCCTGCTGGTCTGGCAGTGGCGCTCGGCCGGGCATCTGCGTCTGGCGCGCCGCGCCGCCGAGGAGGCCAGCCGGTCCAAGAGCGACTTCCTCGCCAATATGAGTCATGAGATCCGCACGCCGCTGAACGGTGTGGTCGCCATGGCCGACGCCCTCGCCCGCAGCGACCTGGGCGCGCGGGAGCGCGAGATGGTCGATATCGTCCGGTCGTCCAGCGACACCCTCCAACGCCTGCTCTCCGACATCCTCGACACCGCCAAGATCGAATCCGGCCAGCTCACCATCGAAACGGCCCCCTTCCATCTGGCCGACATCGTGCGGGAGACCGCCGCCCTGTGGCAGCCCAAGGCAGAGGAGAGGGGCGTCGCCCTGGTGATCGAGATCGCGCCGACCGCGGAGCGGCGGGTCCATGGCGATGCGGTGCGCATCCGCCAGATCCTCACCAATCTGGTCAGCAATGCGCTGAAATTCACGGCCGAGGGCGAGGTCCGGCTGAGCGTCGAGGACACTGCCGACGGCCGCGTCCGCTTCACCGTGACGGACACCGGTGTCGGCTTCGAGCCCGATCAGAAGGCCCGCATCTTCGGCCGCTTCCATCAGGCCGACGGCTCTATCACCCGCCGCTTCGGCGGCACGGGCCTGGGCCTGACCATTTCGCGCGAGCTGGCCGAGCTGATGGGCGGAGTCCTCGACTGCGACAGCCAGCCGGACATCGGCTCACGCTTCTGGTTCGAGACGCCCCTGCCGATCGCTGCAGAGGCGCAGGCCGGCGACGCGGTGGTTTCAGAGGCCGGGTCTGACGCGGTTCCGCTGCGGATCCTGCTGGCGGACGACCATCCAGCCAACCGCAAGGTGATCGAGGTCCTGTTGTCCGGCGCCAGCGCCGAACTGGTCTGCGTCGCGGACGGCCGCGAGGCCCTCGAGGCATTCCGGGCCGGTACCTACGACCTGGTCCTCATGGACATGCAGATGCCGGTGATGGACGGCCTGACCGCCACCGCCGAAATCCGCGCCTTCGAGCTGCAGCGCGGCCGGGATCGTACGCCGGTCCTCATGCTGACGGCCAACGCCATGCCCGAACATGTCGAGGCCGGACGCAAGGCCGGCGCCGACGGCCACCTGGCCAAGCCGGTGACCATGGCCACCCTGTTCGCCGGCATAGATCAGGTCCTGACCGCCGCGGCTCCGGGACTCGACGCCGAGGCTGCCTGA
- a CDS encoding Hsp70 family protein — MIPATAPTVGIDFGTTNTVVAITGPDGAAVVLRFDAPPGEVTAFRSTLSFQVRPAAGNQSSERVVQAGPWAIDAYVEDALETRFIQSFKTFAASAAFTDTVIDNRRYRFEDLLGAFLLRLRAHGGERMAALPPRVIVGRPVTFAGGAPDEQLALGRYEAAFARLGFTDIRYAYEPIGAAFFFARTLSADANVLVADFGGGTSDFSIVRFERSPEGLRSTPLARSGVGVAGDAFDYRIIDHLVSPELGKGGEYRSFGKSLPIPQRYYAAFARWDQLALLRASREMRDIRALSRTALEPEKLDRMIEILDDNHGYALYRAVSALKMDLSSRDEATFSFVAGSIRIEKPVSRSQFETWIAPDLAAMEKAVDDAMELSGLATDQIDRIFLTGGTSFVPAVRDIFHRRFGVERIETGGEFESIASGLALIGLEPDLDVWSERRSPSN, encoded by the coding sequence ATGATCCCCGCAACCGCGCCGACGGTCGGCATTGATTTCGGCACGACCAACACCGTCGTCGCCATCACCGGTCCCGACGGCGCTGCGGTCGTTCTGCGCTTCGATGCCCCCCCGGGGGAGGTGACAGCGTTCCGCTCGACCCTGAGTTTCCAGGTCCGGCCGGCCGCGGGCAACCAGTCCTCCGAACGGGTCGTGCAAGCCGGGCCCTGGGCCATTGACGCCTATGTCGAGGACGCCCTGGAGACCCGGTTCATCCAGTCGTTCAAGACCTTCGCGGCCAGCGCCGCCTTCACTGACACGGTGATCGACAACCGACGCTACAGGTTCGAGGATCTGCTCGGCGCCTTCCTCCTGCGCCTTCGCGCGCACGGCGGCGAGCGGATGGCCGCCTTGCCGCCCCGCGTCATCGTCGGCCGGCCGGTGACCTTCGCCGGCGGCGCACCGGATGAACAGCTGGCGCTCGGACGCTATGAGGCCGCCTTCGCCCGCCTGGGGTTCACCGACATCCGCTACGCCTATGAGCCGATCGGCGCGGCCTTCTTCTTCGCGCGGACGCTCAGTGCGGACGCCAACGTCCTCGTGGCCGACTTCGGCGGCGGAACCAGCGACTTCTCGATCGTGCGCTTCGAACGGTCCCCGGAAGGCCTTCGCTCGACCCCCCTGGCTCGCTCGGGTGTCGGCGTGGCGGGCGACGCCTTCGACTACCGCATCATCGACCACCTGGTGTCGCCGGAACTGGGCAAGGGCGGGGAGTACCGGTCGTTCGGCAAATCACTTCCAATCCCGCAACGCTACTACGCGGCCTTTGCGCGCTGGGATCAGCTTGCGCTGCTAAGGGCGTCCAGGGAGATGCGCGACATCCGCGCCCTGTCCCGCACGGCCCTGGAACCGGAAAAGCTGGACCGGATGATCGAGATCCTCGACGACAATCACGGCTATGCGCTCTACCGCGCCGTATCAGCGCTGAAGATGGACCTGTCGAGCCGCGACGAAGCCACCTTCTCCTTCGTTGCCGGGTCCATCCGTATCGAGAAGCCCGTCAGTCGTTCACAGTTCGAAACCTGGATCGCGCCGGACCTCGCGGCCATGGAGAAGGCTGTCGATGACGCGATGGAGCTATCGGGATTGGCGACCGACCAGATCGACCGGATATTCCTGACCGGCGGCACGTCGTTTGTCCCCGCCGTGAGAGACATCTTCCATCGACGATTTGGCGTTGAACGAATCGAGACGGGCGGCGAGTTTGAGTCCATCGCATCGGGTCTGGCCCTGATCGGGCTCGAGCCGGACCTGGATGTCTGGAGCGAGCGTCGATCGCCTTCGAACTGA
- a CDS encoding gamma-glutamyltransferase family protein, producing the protein MIVLPLRPLRAVTAAVVAATVALAGCAGGPVLPWASGDSVPAPVPAPEAPLAPMARGPFVAAANPLAVEAGLKVLREGGSAVDAAVAVQAVLGLVEPQSSGLGGGAFMMVFDAGTGEVTSYDGRETAPAAATPELFYENGRPLGVGEAILSGRSTGAPGAVAMLAMAQAAHGRLPWNALFGDAERLARDGFAVSPRLAGFIAASRGQGRTRWADAYFTKPDGQRYVAGDVLKNPAYAETVAELAAGGAGAFYNGRVAREIAATVAETPRPGTLTAQDIAAYEPIERGALCRPYRIYVICVPPPPSSGVAVLQLLAMAEQTPDIALGSDSAEAWTAFAQLQRLMYADRDRYVGDPGFVRVPVQGLLDPGYTAARAALAPGLTGAAEAGTPPGGVLAGPDSTNEPAGTSHFVIVDAEGNAVSMTTTVESVFGSGRMAAGFFLNNQLTDFSFSPTRADGAPAANAAAAGKRPRSSMSPILILDREGRLVGALGSPGGPSILAYNARALIATLDWGLPVQTAFNLPNLVARGDGFGADTERFSEALRADLTARGVTLRPNDSETSGLHGGLWRQGPDGVWAWDGGADDRREGVARTGIRD; encoded by the coding sequence ATGATCGTCCTTCCGCTTCGGCCCCTGCGCGCGGTCACGGCCGCCGTTGTCGCGGCGACGGTGGCCCTGGCGGGCTGTGCGGGCGGACCGGTCCTGCCCTGGGCCTCAGGGGATTCCGTCCCGGCTCCCGTCCCGGCGCCGGAAGCCCCCCTTGCCCCGATGGCGCGCGGCCCCTTTGTGGCGGCGGCGAATCCGCTGGCGGTCGAGGCGGGGCTGAAGGTCCTGCGCGAGGGCGGTTCGGCCGTGGATGCGGCGGTGGCGGTGCAGGCGGTCCTGGGCCTGGTCGAGCCGCAGTCGTCAGGCCTCGGCGGCGGGGCCTTCATGATGGTGTTCGACGCGGGGACGGGCGAGGTCACCAGCTATGACGGGCGTGAAACCGCGCCGGCGGCGGCGACGCCCGAACTCTTCTATGAGAACGGGCGGCCGCTCGGGGTCGGTGAAGCCATCCTCAGCGGCCGCTCGACCGGCGCGCCGGGCGCGGTGGCCATGCTGGCCATGGCCCAGGCGGCGCATGGCCGGCTGCCGTGGAACGCCCTGTTCGGCGACGCGGAGCGGCTGGCGCGCGACGGCTTTGCGGTCAGCCCGCGTCTGGCCGGCTTCATCGCCGCCAGCCGGGGGCAGGGGCGGACGCGCTGGGCCGACGCCTATTTCACAAAGCCCGACGGCCAGCGCTATGTCGCGGGCGATGTGCTGAAAAATCCCGCCTATGCCGAGACCGTGGCCGAACTCGCCGCCGGCGGGGCCGGGGCCTTCTACAACGGCCGGGTCGCGCGCGAGATCGCCGCGACGGTGGCCGAGACGCCGCGTCCGGGCACCCTGACAGCGCAGGACATCGCCGCCTATGAGCCGATCGAGCGCGGTGCCCTGTGCCGGCCGTACAGGATCTATGTCATCTGCGTGCCGCCGCCGCCCTCCAGCGGCGTGGCGGTGCTGCAACTGCTAGCCATGGCGGAACAGACGCCGGACATCGCCCTGGGCTCCGACAGCGCGGAGGCCTGGACCGCCTTCGCCCAGCTCCAGCGGCTGATGTACGCCGACCGCGACCGCTATGTCGGCGACCCCGGCTTTGTCAGGGTGCCGGTACAAGGGCTGCTCGACCCCGGCTATACGGCCGCGCGCGCGGCGCTGGCCCCGGGCCTGACCGGGGCGGCCGAGGCGGGGACGCCACCGGGCGGGGTGCTGGCCGGTCCCGATTCGACGAACGAGCCGGCGGGGACCTCGCATTTCGTCATTGTCGACGCCGAGGGCAACGCCGTCAGCATGACCACCACGGTCGAGAGCGTGTTCGGCTCGGGCCGGATGGCGGCGGGCTTCTTCCTCAACAACCAGCTGACCGACTTTTCCTTCTCGCCGACGCGGGCGGACGGGGCGCCGGCCGCGAACGCGGCTGCGGCGGGCAAGCGGCCGCGATCGTCGATGTCGCCGATCCTCATCCTCGACCGTGAGGGGCGGCTGGTCGGAGCCCTGGGCTCACCGGGCGGCCCGTCGATCCTGGCCTATAACGCCCGCGCCCTGATCGCGACGCTCGACTGGGGCCTGCCCGTCCAGACGGCGTTCAACCTGCCCAATCTGGTGGCGCGGGGGGATGGCTTCGGCGCGGATACGGAGCGGTTCTCCGAGGCCCTGCGCGCCGATCTGACGGCCCGCGGCGTGACCCTGCGACCCAACGACAGCGAAACCTCCGGCCTGCACGGCGGACTCTGGCGCCAGGGGCCGGACGGCGTCTGGGCCTGGGACGGCGGCGCTGACGACCGGCGGGAGGGCGTCGCTAGAACAGGGATTAGGGATTAG
- a CDS encoding DUF2219 family protein — protein sequence MRMTVVAFGVLATVACAAPAHAVASPPETQVPLSNPWVVAREPDATVSDLLTRIDREDRFAQADRPTFGPEEGWSGYAPPSRDRTSPWVASNRDVWFENNAFDDRLRLRTEGPVRRVDGSPLPPGPLDPAAYEAEHYDLTYTRGWTEILGRTASGLDVALTPHVGVGVGSRGGSTEAGATLRIGPDLDRLVPEGEEAFGQRPRWYLYAAGSGRAVGYNWARNRDGEFARSGVSHDAGSFMGDASLGVAMRRGPVQSSIGLIYRQMGVEGLRAGEGVDTDVSEGVIAFQLSIKPQ from the coding sequence ATGCGTATGACGGTTGTTGCGTTCGGAGTGTTGGCGACTGTGGCCTGTGCGGCCCCGGCGCACGCCGTCGCATCACCGCCGGAAACCCAGGTCCCCCTGTCCAATCCGTGGGTCGTCGCCCGTGAGCCTGACGCCACTGTTTCGGACCTCCTGACGCGAATCGACCGCGAGGACCGCTTCGCCCAGGCGGACCGCCCGACCTTCGGACCCGAAGAGGGCTGGAGCGGCTATGCGCCCCCCTCACGGGACCGGACCTCGCCCTGGGTCGCCTCAAACCGCGACGTCTGGTTCGAAAACAACGCCTTTGACGACCGGCTGCGGCTGCGCACCGAAGGTCCCGTGCGCCGGGTCGATGGCTCGCCCCTGCCGCCCGGACCGCTCGATCCTGCGGCCTATGAGGCCGAGCACTACGATCTGACCTACACCCGCGGCTGGACCGAGATTCTCGGCCGGACGGCGTCCGGGCTCGACGTCGCCCTGACGCCCCATGTCGGCGTGGGTGTCGGATCGCGTGGCGGCTCGACCGAGGCCGGGGCGACCCTGCGTATCGGACCCGACCTCGACCGGCTGGTGCCGGAGGGCGAAGAAGCGTTCGGCCAACGGCCGCGCTGGTATCTCTATGCGGCCGGCTCGGGCCGTGCGGTCGGCTACAACTGGGCCCGCAACCGGGACGGCGAATTCGCCCGCTCGGGCGTCAGCCATGACGCGGGCTCCTTCATGGGCGACGCCTCGCTCGGCGTGGCCATGCGGCGGGGACCCGTCCAGAGCTCGATCGGCCTCATCTATCGCCAGATGGGCGTCGAGGGCCTGCGGGCCGGCGAGGGCGTCGACACCGACGTGTCCGAAGGCGTCATCGCGTTCCAGCTGTCGATCAAGCCTCAGTAG
- a CDS encoding ribonucleoside-diphosphate reductase subunit alpha yields the protein MAGGEALKTVEFPSVAGSDTAARPHLSVVRSLQLDRTRDDLLTDFGKKTLEDRYLLPGESYQDMFARVATAYADDHEHAQRVYDYMSKLWFMPSTPVLSNGGADRGLPISCFLNSVADSLDGIQSVWNENVALASNGGGIGTYWGGVRSIGEKVKGAGQTSGIIPFIRVMDSLTLAISQGSLRRGSAAVYLDVHHPEIEEFLEIRKPSGDFNRKSLNLHHGINISDAFMEAVRDGRTFDLLSPKNQAVVKTVDARTLWQKILEIRLQTGEPYLIFSDTVNRQMPQHQRDLGLSVKQSNLCSEITLHTGRDHLGVDRTAVCCLSSVNAESFLEWREEPQFIEDVMRFLDNVLEDFIRRAPPAMAAAVYSAKRERSVGLGLMGFHSFLQAQGVAFESAMAKSWNMRLFKHLRREADKASRLLAEEKGACEDAAERGVMERFSHKLAIAPTASISIICGGTSAGIEPIPANIYTHKTLSGSFAVKNPYLERILGEKGIDTEAVWSSILEHEGSVQHLEGLTDDEKSIFKTAFELDQRWIVELSADRAAEICQAQSINLFIPGDVNKWDLHMLHWSAWEKGVKSLYYLRSKSVQRAAFAGAEDKVEEEVDPNQPDLFSAARTDYDECLACQ from the coding sequence ATGGCAGGCGGTGAAGCGTTGAAGACGGTGGAATTTCCGTCGGTTGCAGGCAGCGATACGGCTGCGCGTCCCCATTTGTCCGTGGTGCGCTCCCTCCAGCTCGACCGGACCCGTGACGACCTGCTGACCGACTTCGGCAAGAAGACGCTGGAAGATCGCTATCTGCTGCCCGGCGAGAGCTATCAGGACATGTTCGCCCGCGTCGCCACGGCCTATGCCGACGACCACGAGCACGCCCAGCGCGTCTATGACTATATGTCGAAGCTGTGGTTCATGCCCTCGACGCCGGTGCTGTCGAACGGCGGCGCCGATCGCGGCCTGCCGATCAGCTGCTTCCTGAACTCCGTGGCCGACAGCCTCGACGGCATCCAGTCGGTCTGGAACGAGAACGTCGCCCTCGCCTCGAACGGCGGCGGCATCGGCACCTACTGGGGCGGCGTCCGGTCGATCGGCGAGAAGGTCAAGGGCGCCGGCCAGACCTCGGGCATCATCCCCTTCATCCGCGTGATGGACTCCCTGACGCTGGCGATCAGCCAAGGCTCGCTGCGCCGCGGTTCGGCTGCCGTCTATCTGGACGTCCACCACCCGGAGATCGAGGAGTTCCTCGAGATCCGCAAACCGTCGGGCGACTTCAACCGCAAGTCCCTGAACCTGCACCACGGCATCAACATCTCGGACGCCTTCATGGAGGCCGTGCGCGACGGCCGCACGTTCGACCTGCTGTCGCCCAAGAACCAGGCGGTCGTGAAGACTGTCGACGCCCGCACCCTCTGGCAGAAGATTCTTGAGATCCGCCTGCAGACGGGCGAGCCCTACCTGATCTTCTCCGACACTGTGAACCGCCAGATGCCGCAGCATCAGCGCGATCTGGGCCTGTCGGTCAAACAGTCCAACCTGTGCAGCGAGATCACCCTGCATACCGGCCGCGACCACCTGGGCGTCGACCGCACCGCCGTCTGCTGCCTGTCCTCGGTCAACGCCGAGAGCTTCCTGGAATGGCGTGAGGAGCCGCAGTTCATCGAGGACGTCATGCGTTTCCTCGACAATGTGCTGGAAGACTTCATCCGTCGCGCCCCGCCGGCCATGGCCGCGGCCGTCTACTCCGCCAAGCGCGAGCGTTCGGTGGGTCTGGGTCTGATGGGCTTCCACTCCTTCCTGCAGGCACAGGGCGTGGCGTTCGAGTCCGCCATGGCCAAGTCGTGGAACATGCGGCTGTTCAAACATCTGCGCCGCGAGGCCGACAAGGCCAGCCGCCTGCTCGCCGAAGAAAAGGGCGCCTGCGAGGACGCTGCCGAGCGCGGCGTCATGGAGCGCTTCTCGCACAAGCTGGCCATCGCCCCGACCGCCTCGATCTCGATCATCTGCGGCGGCACCTCGGCCGGCATCGAGCCGATCCCGGCCAACATCTATACGCACAAGACCCTGTCGGGCTCGTTCGCGGTCAAGAACCCCTATCTGGAACGGATCCTGGGCGAGAAGGGCATCGACACCGAGGCGGTGTGGAGCTCGATCCTCGAACACGAGGGCTCGGTGCAGCACCTCGAAGGCCTGACCGACGACGAGAAGTCGATCTTCAAGACTGCCTTCGAACTGGACCAGCGCTGGATCGTCGAACTGTCGGCCGACCGCGCCGCGGAAATCTGCCAGGCCCAGTCGATCAACCTGTTCATCCCGGGCGATGTGAACAAGTGGGACCTGCACATGCTGCACTGGTCGGCGTGGGAGAAGGGCGTGAAATCGCTCTACTATCTGCGCTCCAAATCGGTTCAGCGGGCCGCTTTCGCGGGTGCCGAGGACAAGGTTGAGGAAGAGGTCGATCCCAACCAGCCGGACCTCTTCAGCGCCGCCCGCACCGACTACGACGAGTGCCTGGCCTGCCAGTAG
- a CDS encoding phosphatase PAP2 family protein, with product MTSSPIVPFARRLWRIARTEIVALAALLIVAGGIITFVELADDMTEADGRAFDQAVLQAMRPGGSADGWGPPWLETAALDLTSLGGIAVLGLFAVIVVVFLILQRKRLSALLLVLGLAGGVAMSEGLKALFERDRPPEAFRAVETINASFPSGHALLSAVFYLSIGVMLTRAFPRRRFKAYVLGVALLLTLIVGLTRVYLAAHWATDVLAGWSVGAAWAMALWLVAYAVQRRQAVHTAGPHDEALPDEPIADRDPRVIGE from the coding sequence ATGACTTCATCCCCGATTGTCCCGTTTGCGCGTCGGCTGTGGCGTATCGCCCGGACCGAAATTGTCGCGCTTGCCGCCCTGTTGATCGTGGCGGGGGGCATCATCACCTTCGTCGAACTGGCCGACGACATGACCGAGGCCGACGGCCGGGCATTCGACCAGGCCGTTCTGCAGGCGATGCGGCCCGGCGGCTCTGCGGACGGCTGGGGTCCGCCCTGGCTTGAAACCGCGGCGCTCGACCTGACCTCCCTCGGCGGGATCGCCGTCCTCGGCCTGTTCGCCGTGATCGTGGTGGTATTCCTGATCCTCCAGCGCAAACGGCTGTCGGCCCTGCTGCTGGTGCTGGGCCTCGCCGGCGGCGTGGCGATGAGCGAAGGCCTGAAGGCCCTGTTCGAGCGCGACCGGCCGCCGGAAGCCTTCCGCGCCGTTGAGACCATCAACGCCAGCTTCCCCTCGGGCCACGCCCTGCTGTCGGCGGTCTTCTATCTCAGCATCGGCGTCATGCTGACGCGGGCATTTCCGCGGCGGCGCTTCAAGGCCTATGTGCTGGGCGTCGCCCTGCTGCTGACCCTGATCGTCGGCCTGACCCGGGTCTATCTGGCGGCACACTGGGCCACCGACGTGCTGGCGGGCTGGAGCGTGGGGGCGGCCTGGGCCATGGCCCTGTGGCTGGTCGCCTATGCCGTGCAGCGTCGACAGGCGGTCCACACAGCCGGTCCGCATGACGAGGCCTTGCCGGACGAGCCGATCGCCGATAGAGACCCGCGCGTCATCGGGGAGTAG
- a CDS encoding TMEM165/GDT1 family protein: MEAFLISTGLVSIAEIGDKTMLLAIMLAAAWRRPLPILLGILVATLANHAFAALAGSVLARFMDGDWVRWVVGIAFLGFAAWALIPDRFDETPDRTEKTFAGVFWTTTAAFFVIEMGDKTQVATAMLAAQFQNLPLVVAGSTLGMMLVNGPAVLLGETAAERLPLGWIRMAAAAGFAATGVWVLLAG, translated from the coding sequence TTGGAAGCCTTCCTTATCTCGACCGGCCTCGTCTCCATTGCGGAGATAGGCGACAAGACCATGCTGCTGGCGATCATGCTGGCGGCGGCCTGGCGACGGCCCCTGCCGATCCTGCTGGGCATACTGGTCGCCACCCTCGCCAACCACGCCTTCGCCGCCCTGGCCGGCTCGGTGCTGGCACGGTTTATGGACGGTGACTGGGTGCGTTGGGTCGTCGGTATCGCCTTCCTCGGCTTTGCGGCCTGGGCCCTGATCCCGGACCGGTTCGACGAGACGCCTGACAGGACCGAAAAGACCTTCGCCGGCGTCTTCTGGACCACGACCGCTGCCTTCTTCGTCATCGAGATGGGCGACAAGACCCAGGTCGCCACGGCCATGCTGGCCGCGCAATTCCAGAACCTGCCGCTTGTTGTCGCCGGCTCCACCCTCGGCATGATGCTGGTGAACGGCCCGGCGGTCCTGCTGGGTGAGACGGCGGCCGAACGGTTGCCCCTCGGCTGGATCCGGATGGCGGCGGCGGCGGGTTTCGCGGCGACCGGGGTTTGGGTCCTGCTCGCGGGCTGA